One Trichosurus vulpecula isolate mTriVul1 chromosome 7, mTriVul1.pri, whole genome shotgun sequence genomic region harbors:
- the PPIL1 gene encoding peptidyl-prolyl cis-trans isomerase-like 1 — protein MAAVPPDSWQPPNVFLETSMGTIVLELYWKHAPKTCKNFAELARRGYYNGTKFHRIIKDFMVQGGDPTGTGRGGASIYGKQFEDELHPELKFTGAGILAMANAGPDTNGSQFFVTLAPTQWLDGKHTIFGRVCQGIGMVNRVGMVETNAQDRPVDDVKIIKAYPSG, from the exons ATGGCTGCGGTGCCGCCAGATTCCTGGCAGCCCCCCAACGTCTTTTTGGAGACAAG CATGGGGACCATTGTGCTGGAGCTCTATTGGAAACACGCCCCCAAGACCTGTAAGAACTTTGCAGAGTTGGCTCGACGTGGTTATTACAATGGCACCAAGTTTCATAGGATCATCAAAGATTTCATGGTCCAAGGTGGTGATCCCACAGGAACAG GCAGAGGTGGTGCATCTATCTATGGCAAACAGTTTGAAGATGAACTTCACCCTGAGTTGAAATTCACAG ggGCTGGAATTCTTGCAATGGCCAATGCAGGGCCAGATACCAATGGCAGCCAGTTCTTTGTCACCTTGGCCCCTACCCAGTGGCTTGATGGGAAGCATACCATTTTTGGCCGTGTGTGTCAGGGCATAGGGATGGTGAATCGAGTGGGTATGGTAGAGACAAATGCCCAGGACCGTCCTGTTGATGATGTGAAAATTATCAAGGCTTACCCATCTGGATAA